In one window of Flavobacterium ginsengisoli DNA:
- a CDS encoding TlpA family protein disulfide reductase: MKQLVLVVIAFISFSCSQAQKTAFSKEALSEKLLALDGSQVTFKNILKKYKGKTLVIEVWASWCGDCVKAMPKLKELQAGNPEVSYLFLSADKTADKWKAGIEKHELKGDHFMMNDGMKGVFGKAIDLDWIPRYIVIDKTGKIVLYRAIETDFEKINSTLQSLK; the protein is encoded by the coding sequence ATGAAACAATTAGTCCTTGTCGTAATTGCATTTATTTCTTTTTCTTGCTCACAAGCTCAAAAAACAGCTTTTTCAAAAGAAGCTTTATCTGAGAAATTACTAGCTCTTGACGGAAGTCAGGTTACTTTCAAAAACATTTTAAAAAAATATAAAGGAAAAACTTTGGTTATCGAAGTTTGGGCTTCTTGGTGTGGTGATTGCGTAAAAGCAATGCCAAAACTAAAAGAATTACAAGCTGGTAATCCTGAAGTATCATACTTATTCTTATCTGCTGACAAAACAGCTGATAAATGGAAGGCAGGAATCGAAAAACACGAATTAAAAGGCGACCATTTCATGATGAACGACGGAATGAAAGGTGTTTTCGGAAAAGCTATTGATTTAGATTGGATTCCGAGATATATCGTAATTGACAAAACAGGTAAAATTGTTTTATACCGTGCTATCGAAACGGACTTCGAAAAAATCAATTCTACTTTACAATCATTGAAATAA